The Pseudonocardia alni genomic sequence CTTCTGGTACCACCCGCACCACCACGGCATGGTGGCCGATCAGATCTTCGGCGGGCTCGCCGGTGCGCTGCTGGTCGCCCCGGCGGGCGCCGACCCCGACCTGGCGGTGGTCGAGGACCGGGTGCTGCTGGTCACCGACACCACCCTCGACGGTGACGGCGGGCTGGTCGAGGTGAGCGCGATGGACCGGGCGATGGGCCGCCAAGGCGAGCTGGTCCTGGTCAACGGCCAGCACCAGCCCGTCATCCCCGCCGTTCCCGGCGGGACGCAGCGCTGGCGGGTCGTCAACGGCTGTGTGTCGCGGGTACTGAGCATCCGCCTCGACGGGCACCAGCTCGTCCGGGTCGCCCAGGACGGCACGTTCCTGCCCGCCCCGGTCGACGCGGACCGGGTGATGCTCGCCCCGGGCAACCGGGCCGACGTGATCGTCCGCCCCACCGGCACCGGCCGCTACCCGCTGATCGCCGACGCCGTCGACCGTGGTGGCATGGGCGCGATGATGGGCGGCGCCGCCGCGAGCAGCGGGCCCGTCACCCTCGCCACCATGGTCACCGCCGGGGCGCCGGTCACCGCACCGCCGCTGCCCACCGCACTGCTCGCCGAGGCGCCCGCCCCAGGGCCGGTGACCGGGCGGCGGCAGATCACCTTCCAGATGGGCATGGGCGCAGGCGGGATGGCCTTCACCATCGACGGCCGCGCCTTCGATCCCAAGCGCGACGACCAGACCATCGCCCTGGGCTCCACCGAGGAATGGACGATCACCAATCCCGGCCCGCTCGCGCACCCGTTCCACCTGCACGTCTGGCCGTTCACCGTGCTCGAGTCCAGCGACGCCACCCCACCGACCGGGGTGCCGCAGGACGTCGTGCTCGTCCCGGCCCGCGGCTGGGTCCGGCTCCGCATCCCGTTCACCACGTATTCCGGGCGCAGCGTCTACCACTGCCACATCCTCGACCACGAGGACGCCGGAATGATGGCCACCGTCAACGTCCGCCCGTGAGTGCGCCTCGACTCGGCCATCTCGCCGACCCGGGCCCGACCGCGGCGGCCGGCTCAGCGACCATCCATCCCACGACCCCTACCGACGAGGACGCCCCTGTGGCCCACGCCAGCCCCCGCCACGTCGACGCACGCACCGTTCGCGACTGGCTCGGCGATCCCGACACCGTGACCGTCATCGACGTGCGAAGCCCCACGGAGTTCGAGACCGTGCACATCCGCGGTTCCTACAACGTGCCGCTGGACATGGTCAATGAGCACACCGAGCAGCTCGCCGCTCACTTCGACCGGCAAGTCGTCCTCGTCTGCCAGTCCGGGACGCGGGCCGCGCAGGCTCACCAGCGTCTCGCCGGGGTCGGATCCGAGCGCGTGCATATCCTCACCGGCGGCATCTCCGCGTACTCCGGTGTCGGCGGGGACGTTGTGCGTGGCCGCGCCCGGTGGGCGCTGGAGCGCCAGGTCCGTCTCGTCGCCGGAACGCTCGTGCTCGCAGGGCTGACCGCGGGACTGCGTGCGCCGAGGGCACGTCTGCTCGCCGGCGGAATCGGGGCCGGACTCACCGTCTCCGCGCTCACAGACAGCTGCACAATGGCGTCGTTCCTGTCCGCGCTCCCATACAACCGCGGGCCTCGCGACCGCACGCCGGCCGAGGTACTCGCGGAGCTTCCCGCCACCCGGAAGGCAGCGTGAACCGCAGGCACCAACGCAGCACCGAGTTCCTGTAGCTGGCCCGCGATGATCGACGTGACGAACGGTTACCCGAGACGGAATTGATCTCGATCCGCGAACTGCGGTCAGCGTGCACCAGGGCGTCGCGGGACTGCCATCTCGTGGCGCCGACCCGCTGTCGTTCTACTGTCGTTCCACAGGAGGCGGCCATGTCTGCGATGGCCGCAGATGGGCCTGAGGTGGCGAGTGAGCGGTCGACGCACGCAGGGGCAGCAAGGATGGAGGACAGGGAACTGAAACGCCGGCTGCGGCGCACTGAGGGTGTCGTGGGTTGTGCAGCGAGTCGGACGGCGACGCTCGCCGTGGCGGACGTCGCCCGAGGATCCTGGGCGAGCCCTGAGCTCGCGCGCGTCCGCCAGGAGGGCGGCGGCGACGATGAGCCAGGCCATCGCCTGCGATCAGGCGCCGACCCCTGTTCGCCGACCTCGCGTCGGCTCGTCATCGTCGCCTGTCTCACTGAATGGAGATAGCCTCCTGGCCTGTCTCATCAACGAGAGGAGATCGGTATGGGAGCCCGAACCCGGCGACGCCCGGAGGGCCGAGCTGCGCGCCACGCCCTGGCCCAGCTGACCGAAGCCCGGGACGCAGTCGACGCCCGCCTGGAGGATCGCCGTCGTCGCGAGAACACCCTGCTGGAGCGCTACGCCGCGACCCTCGTCGAGCAGCAGCGGGTCGAGGAGGAGCTGACGTCCGGACTCGCGCGCCTCCAGGAGGAGGAGGCCCGGCTGCGCGCCCACACCGATCAGCAGCTCGCCGCGATCGAGGCAGAACGCGGCGACGTCCTCTGGGGCCTGAATGCCGAGGGACGAAGCGCTGAGGACCTCGCCCAGATCGCCGGCCTCCCACTGAAACGGGTCCGAACGATCCTGCGCAGCAGGAAGAACGGCGATGACAGCGCCGCGACCAGCGACAACGGCGAACACGTCGCGCCGACCGGTGGCGCGGCGGCAGGCGGGGGTGATGGCAACGGAGCCGCCGAGGGCGCCGGTTCCCCGGTCCAGACTGCCCCGGCTGAGCCGGGCGACGGTCTCTCCACGGCGCCCGCTCCGCAGCATGCGGGGGACACTCACGACTGACCCTCGTGCCGCACTCAGGGGCACCCGGGAGCAGCCCCATCTGCGCTGGTCGGGGCGATCGAGAGCATGCTCCCGGTGGCCCGGAGCAGCTACGAGGTGAGGTCGTCGTCGGGGAAGGGCGGCTTCCGCTCAGCGCGGGCCGCGGTGTGGCACAGGCGGCGGAACTGCTCGACTCCGGCCAGCGGATCGGCGGCGCCGAACGCGGCCGCGGTGAGGCTCTTCAGGTCCCAGCGGACGAGCAGGCCCTGCCGGGCCAGGACGAGTCCGACATGCCGGATGCCCCATCGGTCGGAGATGTCGAGCCAGGCGTAGCCGAGCACTTGCTGGAGCCAGGCTCGTACACGTCGTGGCTGGTCTGCGCGGGCGCTCACCTTGACGTCGAGCAATGTCGATCCGACCAGGAGGTCGGCGTCGGCGAAGTGGGGGATGAGGGCCGGCGAGGCGTACCCGATGCCTGGGCCCTGTGGCAGTCGCTCCGCTCCCCACGCCCTGAGCGTCGGGAGGTTCTCGCTGGTCGCGAGCGCGCGGACGAGGGCTGCCGCCTCGTGGACGCTGCCGTCCGGGACGGCCGCGCGAAGGACGTCGGTCGTGATGGGTGCGTGTTGCGCGACAGCGCTCAGAGCGCGGGGGCTGCGCCCGCTCCTGTACGCCGCTTCGGCCAGGGCCCACACGCCGTAGGTCCGCGCCAGGGCGCGTTCGGCTCCGGCGGTCGCTACGTGGCCGCAGGGCGCGTGCTCGCGGTGGAACAGGTGGCCTCGGGCGGCGAGGTCAGGGAAGACGCTGTCGCCCCAGGGGGGATCGGTGCTGGTCGCGCCCGGTGCGGGGACCTGGAGCCACTCGCGCGGCGACGGACGGAGCGTGTGAGCCATCGTGGCGACCTCGTCGGGCAGGCCGCGGTGGCTCGGAAAGGACAGGGCGATGCCGGCTGCGGCGTCGGGGGAGAGGAGTTGGCCGGCGAGCAGTCCCTGCAGCGCTGCGTAGGGCGGCGCGGGCTGGACGAGGGCCGCCAGCCGGGCGTCGACGATGCCGCCGACGAGCTGGCTGTCCGCACCTGGCGTCGGTCCCGAGTGGGTCGGCTGCGGCGCCCTCGCGGCTGTCCGTGCCACGTCTCGGGCGACCTGGTCGAGGCCCGTGAGTCGTTGCTGGCACCAGGCGGCGAGGGCCCCGGCGCGGAGTGCTGTGGTGAGCGGCACGGCGGACTCCCCCTCTCCCTGGTCGGCCTCTCTGCTCTGCACTCTCCACGGTCTGGCATCGAAGGATGCATCGGCCGTGGCG encodes the following:
- a CDS encoding multicopper oxidase family protein, translated to MTPAPISRRRAIVLGGLGAAAVATGATGWIGSGTGSRLRPADTGAELRQPQVLDSAGGRLQVELTAAAGVRLAGRDTQGLGFNGTAPGPTLRVHPGDELAVRLTNRLDEPTNLHTHGLRVSPEGNSDNPFLRVDPGTSFDYLYRIPEDHPAGTFWYHPHHHGMVADQIFGGLAGALLVAPAGADPDLAVVEDRVLLVTDTTLDGDGGLVEVSAMDRAMGRQGELVLVNGQHQPVIPAVPGGTQRWRVVNGCVSRVLSIRLDGHQLVRVAQDGTFLPAPVDADRVMLAPGNRADVIVRPTGTGRYPLIADAVDRGGMGAMMGGAAASSGPVTLATMVTAGAPVTAPPLPTALLAEAPAPGPVTGRRQITFQMGMGAGGMAFTIDGRAFDPKRDDQTIALGSTEEWTITNPGPLAHPFHLHVWPFTVLESSDATPPTGVPQDVVLVPARGWVRLRIPFTTYSGRSVYHCHILDHEDAGMMATVNVRP
- a CDS encoding rhodanese-like domain-containing protein; amino-acid sequence: MAHASPRHVDARTVRDWLGDPDTVTVIDVRSPTEFETVHIRGSYNVPLDMVNEHTEQLAAHFDRQVVLVCQSGTRAAQAHQRLAGVGSERVHILTGGISAYSGVGGDVVRGRARWALERQVRLVAGTLVLAGLTAGLRAPRARLLAGGIGAGLTVSALTDSCTMASFLSALPYNRGPRDRTPAEVLAELPATRKAA